A window of Fusarium falciforme chromosome 1, complete sequence genomic DNA:
CTCACACCAAACACAATGCTGACCTTTGTCCCCCATCTGAGGGATCTTGAGAGCTCTGAAGAGTCAAAGTACAATGTCTGGTtgcaggagctggaggatatTGATCGCAAATCGGGGTTCAAGCCCATGAGCCGAGAAGAAAAGGTGCGCGTTACCGTCCGCTCGGAATTCGCCTCGACCGTCTCTCTTTATCTCGAAGACTGGCTGGACAAGCTTGCGCTCCCTGGCTGCAACAAGTCCACCTTGATTCGCTACATGGCAAGCCGGGCACCCGACGACGCGATCACCCCTCGACAGAAGTCCGACATTCTCAATTCGCATCGCCCAGCAGAGTCTACTACCCCGCCCGAAGCCAACAGAGCCGCGGAGATGTTCACCGAAGCCTTCCACCGTGTCTTTCATCAGGGTCAATCGCCCACAAAACAAATCGCGCTACGTgatgtccttcttctcgacgagTCGGTTGACAGCATCATGGACTCGAAACCAACTGCCAAGGACGGCTCCAGTTCCCAGAACGAGAACGAGTTTGAGGTGGCCGAGTATGAACTTGGAAGTTATTGCATTCTTGGTTGTCTTATCTGCTTTAGCCATTCTTGCGAGCACGGAGAGTATGATGCTCAGAATTGCAAACGCACCGTTTCGATCATGCCTCGTCTCTCAGATACTCTCAAGCGACGCAGACGCCTTGCTTCCGATGGAATTAACCATGTCAATGGGAACAGCCACGGTCTGGGTCCATGCAAACGAGACTGCTACAAAACGCCAACCCACTCGTCCCTGAATCCCGACCATCGACCTTGGACCCAAGATGAGCGCACTGTCTTGCGAGCCACGGTTGCGACGACCGATGGAAGTCGAGTCAAGAGGGATCCGTTGTGCTTTATTGCCCATCTTCTCGACCGCGACTGTTCCGATGTTTTCCAAGAGTATGAACGTATGGGCGTCTCTCTGCCTGCCCCCGAGCCTGTCAACAAGACACAGATCCGGACTGTTTCATGGTATGATCGCTTCAAGAAGGCGCTTATCGGCGACTGGGAAAACCACACCATCACTCATGAACATCAACGGCGTGAACTGTCTGAGCCGTGCTCTCACGAAGGGCCATGCACTTTGGAAAGTTGCACGTGTGTACAACACGGGCTCCTCTGCGAAAAGTTCTGTGGCTGCACGGTGGAAAGTTGCGCGTACAAGTTCACGGGCTGCGCTTGTCACTCGCAAGGCAAGACCTGTCTCTCAAAACAAAAGGACCGGCCGTGCATTTGTGTGCAGTTGAATCGTGAGTGCGATCCAGATCTCTGTGGAAACTGTGGTGCACTGGAGAGAGCCGACCCCGAGAACGCCGAAGATGATATTCTTCATGCTACAGGCTGTCAGAACTGCGCATTGCAGCGTGGTCTTCCCAAGGGCCTTGCCTTGGGCCAAAGCCAGCTTGAGGGAGTGGGTTATGGTCTGTTCACTGCCGAGTTCATCGCGCAGGATGATTTTATCATCGAGTATGTCGGAGAACTTATCACTCATGATGAAGGTGTCCGCAGAGAAGCCAGACGAGGCGACGTTTTTGACGAGGAATCTAACATCTCGTACGTCTTTACATTGTTGGAGAACGAAGGCATCTGGGTCGACGCAGCCATCTATGGCAACCTCAGCCGTTACATCAACCACGCGTCAGAGAGCGACAAGCGCGGGTGCAACATCACACCCCGGATTCTCTACGTGAATGGCGAGTACCGGATCAAGTTCACTGCCATGCGTGACATTGAGGTTGGCGAGGAGTTGTTTTTCAATTATGGCGAGAACTTCCCCAACCTgaccaagaagctcctcgaccaTAAGGTGGGAGGGAAATCTGACCAGGGCAAGAAGCGGACACGGCGGCCAAACCATGGAGAGGGAGTGGCCAGGAAAGCCCCCAAggcggacaagaagaagccagggaagggcaagaaggctgCGCGTCTCGctctcgaggatgaggacctgACGATGATGGATAGCCCTGGCTTCGCAATTCCGTCAGACCGCAAGCGCAAGCGTGGTGCGCATAACgactcggaggaggaggagtacCAGCCAACGGGAACGGATGCGACGTCCCGGGCAGGGACGCCGTCGACGGGTGATTCTGATTTTGCCTCAGGTAAGGCCGGAGGGAGGTTGCGAAAGCGAACGCGACAGGTGCCGAAATCAGCAGCCGAGCAAGCGGGCAAGCCTCGGGGAGAGCCCAAGACACGGGGCAAACGGGGCGGTGCCAGACCCGGAAGTGGTAGGCCTAGAAAGTACCCACGCACGGCGCCGAAGCCTGCCCCGACCCCGATCCCGGCCACGATTCCAGAAGAGCCCAAGGCGCCAACGCCAGAGGAGGCCCAGATTGTGGTGCCGTCAACGACAACGACCCAGCCAGTGGTGACGGCGCTTGGGCTCCAGCCGCAACAGCAGCCTAATTCACACCCGGAATCGCAGCCGCAGTCGACGGAAATTGATGACAGTGTGGAAGATAACGACTACAGCGGTGATATTAGGGACGAGATTATGCTGCATAGTCAGCTTGAAAGAAGGGATAATGGCGGCgtagaagacgacgacgacgacgacgattcCGACGTGATTGTCCGATCGAGGAGATATCGGCGTCCTTCGGCCAAGGCCAGGGATGATGGGTCATGGTCATAGGCACGGACGATAAGAACGGTTTCAAAGTCGAGAGGGCGGGGTTGTTGTAAGATAATTGAGGGATATGGTATGTATCCTCTGCGTAATATGCTATTTGTGATTTGGGGTGGTCAGGTATAGATTGGGGGAGAGCCAAAGGTGAAAGAATAGGTAGCCATTGGCAGATGGCTAtctagctatagctatactAGGGCTCATTTTCTCTTGAAAATGCAATCGCATCTTTGTTGCTTCAAggccttgatggtgatggtgatggtgatggcgtcaGTGACATCATGTTTATGAATATGTGCATAGAAGATGAGCGCTTGTGACATAAAATACACAGACTGCACAAGCCACAACTGAGAAAGTTGTGAATGCCCCACCATTCACGGCCCGCACTCCAGCCACAAACGATGACGTTGTCGACTCGAAAACGACGGAAGCAGCAAGCGCTACGTAGCTTGGTTGGCAGGTACCTTCCCTACCTACCTTGCCCACCTACGTAGGACAGCTTGCTTCATGCCAGGCTGAACTGACCAcctttcttcctcttcttcctcctacAAATACACTGACCTTCCAGGTTGCGAGAGTTCCTTTCTTTCAAACACTCAATACCTCTTTCACGCACATACGCTCGACTTGACTCGACTCTTTGCTCGCGTCCCCCGCCATCCGAGGCCTCCATCTTCAGCTTTGATCCTTCCTCACGTTTTGAATCGCCCTTGTTTTTCTACCCCTCCTCGACTTTCACCGTCGCCATGACGCTCTACTACACTCTCGTATGCGCTCCCATCTTCAGGAGAACCGTTCTCGTGCTGCCTACTGGGAGCTGTACGGTCGTCGCGGGATCATGTTGCTAATTGCGTGGCTCAGGTCTttttgttgttggtgtttgagATGGCGCTGTTCATGCTCCTGATCATCCCGCTCCCCTTCAACGTTAAGCGCAAGATCTTTACGTACGTCTCTGCTCGTCCTTGTGTTACCGGATAGCTTTGAACTAACGGATGCAGCTTCATCTCCGAGAACCCCGTCGTCGCCAAGATCCAGTACTGGATGAAGATCACCTTCATCTTTATCCTGATCCTCTTTATCGACAGCGTCAACCGAGTCTACCGTGTTCAGCTTGAGCTCATCGCCGCATCGGAACAGTCTAAGCAGGGAGGGTACGTGACAACTTGCTTCCCTTCTCTATCCCACAACGACTCGAAGCTCCAAGTTTCATGAACCTTGCTAACTATGTAACTACAGTGCTGCCGTCATGGGTCACGAACGTCTCGAAGTCCAAGCCCGCAAGTTCTACTCTCAGCGCAACATGTACCTCTGCGGCTTCACCCTGTTCCTTTCGCTCATCCTCAACCGCACCTATGTGATGATCCTCGAGGTGATGCGTCTCGAGGACAAGGTCCGCGCCTACGAGGGCACCAAGCAGAACACCAAGGAGAGCGAGAAGCTTGCCGTCGCTGGCAAGCCCGGCGAGCTCGCCCGTCTCcgggaggagcttgagaagaaggagcaggaCCTGCAGAACCTTAAGAAGCAAAGCACTCAGCTTCACAAGAGCTACGACGAGCTTAGCGACAAGTATGCTGCCACTCAGCAGACTGGTGAGGATAAGAAGGGTATCTAAGCAATGTTCATGACATGCCATTATCCTTGAAGGGATCCTACCAATGGATCAACCGGCACTGGGTCCAGTGTCGCTACCGATCACAGGCAGAATCAGAGGCTACGTCAGGCCAGCACCTTTCAGGGTACATGAAGAAAACTGCAGACCAGGGTTATATGTAACAGAGGACGCAAAACAATGGGCGGGGATAAGGTTACCGGGCAAGCAACGGCGCAAAGTTGACGATTTTGGCGCGTATTAGGCTATCGATCGATCGATCGACAATTTGAGATTGTATTCAATTTCCCAGAAGGATAGAATTATCAGGAATAGTGAATCTATCTCTGTGAAGTGTTATCGCTCTTGACCAAACTTGTTTGTTGGTGTCCAAGCCAATAGCAAAGTGAAGTTGATAGTAAAATGGCCATCGCCGTAACCCAGGGTATCCAGCATTATTTGGTCAAACTGCCTTCTGTCCAGCCCAATTTTAATAATCCATGTCATACTTTTCTGGAAACAAAATACCATTCGCCATTTCCAAGACTGAAAACTCGCAATCGTCCTgagcatcatcctcgtcccaTGGCAACAGGCCCATGGCACGCATCCCGTCGGCACCTCCTGCTTCGCCGACCTTTTGCACCGCCTCCTCTGCTTCCAAGGGTAGATCACCCGCGGGAGCACCACCAAAGTCGGGACCAGATTCGCCGTGAAGCAGTGCCTTGCGCTGACGGACGAGGTAGAGCGCGTTTGTCTGGGTCAGTGGGCAGGCGGGGAGATAGAGAATCGCCGTCGTGGGTAGATCTGGGCGACATCTGCGGTCTAGGGCATAAACAGCATCGCAATGCCAGACAAGATAGTCGCCCGGGGCGAGCTTTGGTATTGGGATCATGCTACGGTTGAGTTGGAGGTGAGGGTGGAGCGCTTCGTTGAGCTCTTGGGGGTATGAGGGGAGGGCGCCTTGGATGACAGACGAGGGGGGTTGTTCGAGAGTCCAGTTGTCTGGGGAAAGGAAGCTTGGGTGTGTCGGCGAGGACTCATTGGGAACAAAGAATGGCCGGAGTAGGAGATATGCAGTTGTGAGCCGTATCATGGGACACAAGAGGAGGGTGCCTTCGCCAACAGGGAGGTCACTTAGTGATATCCAGCCCTGGAACATGCGGAACAAGCTACACGAGCCATCGCCGTTGTACAGATCGCTCGTCACCTTGAGGCGAGTGCTGCTCTCCCATGGATCCCACTCCTCCCACTCACCATCCCAGATGCGCTGATATGTTCCGGCTGAGCCGTAGCCGTCGGACTCCCAGCGTTCCACGCTCCCGCCATCGACATAGACGCTCAGGGAGCAAGTTTCATCCTCGGGGTGTCTTATTCTCATGCGATCGGCATAGCTGACAGGAAAGTTGGGACTGACAAGTGCTGCCGGGTCGGATGATCGCCATAGGTTCATGAGGAAACGCTGGGCATAGAGCACGTTCTCATGGCCTCGAGCCTTGATTTGTGCAGGGGACCAATATATCCCGTAGAGATGCGGATCATGCGTGGGAAGACGCTGTGCTCGGGGGTCCTCCTTCAAGTATTGATCCGTTTCTGTCTTCCACTGGGCAGCTACATCATGAGGGATAACACCCCGTATGACAGCAACGCCCCGTTCCTTGAGCTGTGATGAAAATTCGGCGGCTTCCGGGTCCTTCTTGAGATGGTCAAACTCGATTGATGGGAAAATGTCAGGGCCCTTGTTGGCAACAATATCGATTTCTGTCTTGAGCTTGACCAGCAGTCTCGTCCATGAGGCTTTGATCTGTTCTTCCTTGCCAGCAATCAAGCTCCGCTTGATCCGTGCAAAACGGGAGGGAAGCGGTATAGCTTCAGTGGTTTGGGCGAACATGCTACTTGAGGGCCCATGTCGGTGGTGGCCATTGGACGCCATATTGAATCCAGGAGTTGGCTGACGAAACACGGTCAGAGCCTTTTAATTGTGAGAGCTTCTGCCCGTCTATGGGGGAAGACCCGGCATAATGGGCGTTTCGTGGGGCGGTGTTGGCTTTATAATAGTTGAGTGCAACCCGCAGCGGCGCACGTTCTGATGGGTCAGACTCCACGATGCTATCTTTATCGTAACGTTCGTCTAGGCTAGTTATCTCGAGAGTTGTTCTTGGGGCGGGAATTCTTCGGTTGGAGTTGTTATTCTTCGGATGCTCACCGCCATGACGGGCCGGAGATCCGGTGTTGCCGCATGAGGTATCTTGAGTCTTCTAGCTATATCCAAATAGAGTAATCTGGGGGCCGGAACCGAATGACGCAGATTTAGCTGCGGGTGTCGTACGTCTTGAATGATCAGCTGCCAACTGGAAGACAGGGCATTCTCCGTTGATGGAGCCTCGTGGGCTAATAGGATGAGTTTCCAATGTCATGGATCCGGGCGTGCAGCTGAGTGACTGCCGATGAGTCGTGGGTGGCTGACAGCTCAGTTACGCCTTGACTCGCTTCGATCGACGAAGGACAGGGGCCTCGTGGGTTGCATCCTCAGCCTTCTCAACTCTGGCATCAGGCTTTCGCTTCGTCGAAGATGGTGCTCTGTTattcttgacctccttggaCGGCACCGCGTGGTCTGATGGCTTGGGTGAAGCCGGTGCCTTCATCAAGACATAGGCAACCCTTTCCACGTCACTTGCTGCTACGTCAAGTCTCTCGTGTAGATCGTTTACCGCGGAGCAAAGGGAGCGGTACTCCTTGGCATTGTACTTGATAGGGCTCTGCTTTCCATCACAGCATAGCCACCAGAAAGCCTCGTCGGCGAAAAAGATGACCCGAGTCGCATCATGAACGGCCAGGAGGAGAGACGCAGTTGCAGGGCCGATGCCTTTGAGTTTCGTCAAGACATTGAGGGCCGCGTCGATATCGGTGTACTCCTTGTAGGCATCAATGGCTTGCTTGACGATACCCTCGGCCGTGTCAGCATCGTTTGAAGACACAAGCTTCATCAGTGTTGGCCTGAACTTTCCGTGGCGTCTGTCCAACGGTCAGATTCATCCTTACATAATTGACCACCCGCATTTGCACTTACAACTTCCACTCGACAAGGGTTTTGATGTCATCAAGCTTCATCGGGCGGGTGTCCTTGCCAGGGCTGAACATGTCCAACGCGTCATTGTAACGATACTCGTCAAGTGCCTCCAAGGTCTTGTGACCAGGTTTGGCTGCAGTCATCAAGAGCTGAATTAGCGCAGCCTCCAAGAAGACGAATTAAACGACATACCACCCTTGGTACTAGAgatctccttgatgagaGCTGGATATTGGCTTAGGAGTTGGTTGAACTCGTCGATGGTGATTTTCTCTGCAGAGACGATGGCAGCGTTGGAAGCCATTGTTGCGACGCGCCCTAGGATTCTGGGTGGGTTGAATTGAGGCTTCCGccgcgaagaagaagaaatctGAAGATTGAGACGAGAGACAGGTTCGAACAATGTGCGATAGGAGAATAGCATGCCAGTGATGGTTGGTGAGCTTGGAAGATGAAAGATGGAAGCTGAGTTTGGAGGCGCGACGCGATTTCCGTGCTGGCCTTAGCACAGTAAGACAGCACCAAACTGGAAGGCACGCCATGAGACACTTGCACTTACACCcactctcatcatcttcaccgaATACCATCTTCACTCTTTCAAACCAATGTCATTTCTCATTGAATTATAATCTCAAGCCAAATTGGGTGTGCATTGTGTTTCGAATTCTTTCGCTCATCGCCTAGGCCACCCAttgctcctcaacctctcccaACAGCTTCCACAGCTTGTCAAAGACGTTATCGGCATCATATTGCTTCTTCAGCGCCCTCAGCCGTCTAGAATTTGTCCCGAATGCATTCTCTGCCGAGACAGTGTCAGTACTAACGTAATTGATGTAGTTTCCCACGCCGTCCTTGAGGCTGGCGTCGTTGTAGCCAAGGTCACGGGCCGCCTTCTGGTATTCGCGGTTGAACTCGCGGATCTTCTTGTCCAGACTTTCATCCTCCCACTTCCACAGGATACCGATGTTGTAGTAGTTGCCTCGCGAGTTAAAGGCTGTTGACTCGATGGGGACGGATCGAATCTTGCCGTGGGGAGTGCATTCGAGGACTACCATGCTACCCTTGGCGCTTGGGTTCTCGTCGATGAAGGCTTCAAAACGATCGCGGATGGCCTCGGCCGTTGACAACTTGAGAGGGAGGGTGAAGTTGCTGCCACCAAACATGTATCGGCTACCTGCAGCAAACATGGCGTCTCCACCCTTGTTGACCGAGGGATAGGGCATAGGCCCAGTCTGCTTCATGAGCGCATCGAGCTCCAACACTGGGGCAAAGTATTTGGGTCCATCCTCGACGGCATTTGGTCCAACGTGGGCCATCTGCACGATGGTCACCTGGGGACGAGGGGCCTCTGGATCCGGGCCTGGAGGGGCATGGGCGAAGCTGGCGATGAAGGCCTGGTTCCCATCATTGGTTTCCTCCCACTTGTTGAGGAAATCGACCACGGCAGGGAGCTTGTCTttggccaagatgacgaggccACCCCAGATCTCACCCTGTGGAAATGCTCTGCTGGTGAACCGAGTCACAACACCAAAGCTGCTGCCGGCACCCCGCAGAGCCCAGAAGAGGTCGGGGTTCTCGGATTGAGATGCGGTAACGATGCTCCCGTCTGCTAGCAC
This region includes:
- a CDS encoding FAD-binding PCMH-type domain-containing protein, with product MTADKFSALRKELVKGRLLVPGDDGYEASLQRWSLTCVKPAAAVAQPATAEEASAVVKFATANGIKFNVKGGGHSTSQSSSAPSPEGIVLDLALMRDVSVDAAAQTVSFGGGCLWEDVDDALWPHGLATVGGTVSHTGVGGLILHGGYGILSGLHGLAIDQLISCQVVLADGSIVTASQSENPDLFWALRGAGSSFGVVTRFTSRAFPQGEIWGGLVILAKDKLPAVVDFLNKWEETNDGNQAFIASFAHAPPGPDPEAPRPQVTIVQMAHVGPNAVEDGPKYFAPVLELDALMKQTGPMPYPSVNKGGDAMFAAGSRYMFGGSNFTLPLKLSTAEAIRDRFEAFIDENPSAKGSMVVLECTPHGKIRSVPIESTAFNSRGNYYNIGILWKWEDESLDKKIREFNREYQKAARDLGYNDASLKDGVGNYINYVSTDTVSAENAFGTNSRRLRALKKQYDADNVFDKLWKLLGEVEEQWVA
- a CDS encoding Endoplasmic reticulum transmembrane protein yields the protein MTLYYTLVFLLLVFEMALFMLLIIPLPFNVKRKIFTFISENPVVAKIQYWMKITFIFILILFIDSVNRVYRVQLELIAASEQSKQGGAAVMGHERLEVQARKFYSQRNMYLCGFTLFLSLILNRTYVMILEVMRLEDKVRAYEGTKQNTKESEKLAVAGKPGELARLREELEKKEQDLQNLKKQSTQLHKSYDELSDKYAATQQTGEDKKGI